One part of the Mya arenaria isolate MELC-2E11 chromosome 3, ASM2691426v1 genome encodes these proteins:
- the LOC128226157 gene encoding inner centromere protein-like translates to MPRLRKQSQEQKRIKELTQKATQKLKTKKQFESASENEIDHKLTFNCVDLSVHFDVVLAVDRQELTHSLDQKTMLWSEVLKQATKQSYHTLYKQKQRSDPYYRKRENEKRDKIRKERRNDPELRQMDNEKRDKARKEMRKNPESRQMEYEKRDKTRIEMRKNPELRQMENEKKGTKHAKK, encoded by the exons ATGCCGCGCCTAAGAAAGCAGTCACAGGAACAAAAGCGGATAAAGGAGTTGACGCAGAAAGCAACACAAAAGTTAAAGACCAAAAAACAGTTTGAAAGTGCtagtgaaaatgaaattgaCCACAAACTTACATTTAACTGTGTTGACTTAA GTGTACACTTTGATGTAGTTTTAGCTGTGGACAGGCAGGAACTCACACATTCTTTGGATCAGAAAACAATGTTGTGGAGTGAGGTATTAAAGCAAGCTACCAAACAGAGTTATCACacactttataaacaaaaacagagATCAGATCCTTATTATCGGAAGAGggaaaatgaaaaaagagaCAAAATACGCAAAGAAAGGAGAAATGATCCTGAATTGAGGCAAATGGATAATGAAAAGAGGGACAAAGCCCGCAAAGAAATGAGAAAGAACCCTGAATCGAGGCAAATGGAATATGAAAAGAGGGACAAAACACGCATAGAAATGAGAAAGAACCCTGAATTGAGGCaaatggaaaatgaaaaaaaagggACAAAACACGCAAAGAAATGA